The Sphaerospermopsis torques-reginae ITEP-024 genome has a window encoding:
- a CDS encoding FAD-dependent oxidoreductase produces MKRLISITLLTTFLTPYSVTATPPRNPDKTVNCEILIVGGGLSGVATAYESLLAGNTVCLTEITDWLGGQISSQGTSALDERPTQRAKLFFSRGYLELRNRIEQKYGQLNPGDCWVSDSCFLPRDAHNIISRMLKDAEKRGRGKLHLFPNTVIKDLQISADGKIINSAIAIQHQPAKNAPPLNTFTLSQTIEDAYNYQNSSRFNKNIIRFLPKQSQKNNNKWYVIDASETGEIIALADVPYRLGIDPLSYLEPSSSSTTNDPYCTQGFTYTFAMEATQEPQPQIMPPLYHQYAPYFSYELSRLANFDLVFTYRRIWSPQKGKQTKFGGINFTTPTPGDISMQNWTWGNDYRPGTAQDNLIYTQKQLQATGQLQPGGWKGGLRTETLRKGEEKALAYYYWLVAGTTDSQLGANVKTPQPNNRLLTGINSPMGTASGLSKYPYMREGRRIIGRPSWGQPLGFGIWEVDISRHNYNDEYYRKTLPADMYRQLKATLAGIEAILVIRGEVSPNKARKRRRSTIFPDAVGIGHYAIDFHPCMLNSPPEAPGNIERPGERRGGGNAYPFQIALRAMIPQKIDNLLVGGKSIATSHIAAAAYRVHSFEWSAGAAAGTVASFALKENIAPYQLVDDLPRLEPKLQVLKGILEKNGNPTAFPDTSIFNQNWQDWK; encoded by the coding sequence ATGAAACGTCTCATCAGCATCACCCTACTAACCACCTTCCTCACACCGTATTCCGTTACCGCAACCCCACCCAGAAACCCAGATAAAACAGTCAACTGTGAAATTTTAATTGTCGGTGGTGGACTTTCTGGAGTTGCAACAGCTTACGAAAGTTTACTTGCAGGAAACACCGTTTGTTTAACAGAAATAACCGACTGGTTAGGGGGACAAATTTCCTCTCAAGGTACATCTGCGTTAGATGAAAGACCAACTCAACGCGCAAAACTATTTTTTTCTCGTGGATATTTGGAATTGCGAAACCGCATTGAACAGAAATATGGTCAACTTAACCCCGGTGACTGTTGGGTAAGTGACTCTTGTTTTCTTCCCCGTGATGCTCATAATATCATTTCTCGAATGTTAAAAGATGCAGAAAAAAGGGGTCGAGGAAAATTACATTTATTTCCAAATACGGTAATTAAAGATTTACAAATTAGTGCAGATGGTAAAATTATAAATAGTGCGATCGCCATTCAACATCAACCAGCAAAAAACGCCCCACCTTTAAACACCTTCACCCTCTCCCAAACCATAGAAGACGCTTACAATTATCAAAATTCCTCCCGTTTTAATAAAAATATCATTCGTTTTTTACCCAAACAATCACAGAAAAATAATAATAAATGGTATGTTATAGATGCAAGTGAAACTGGGGAAATTATCGCTTTAGCAGATGTACCTTATCGTTTAGGAATTGATCCCCTTTCCTATCTCGAACCTTCATCTTCTAGCACTACAAATGATCCCTATTGTACCCAAGGTTTTACATATACTTTTGCAATGGAGGCAACTCAAGAACCACAACCTCAAATCATGCCCCCACTTTATCATCAATATGCCCCATATTTTAGTTATGAACTATCAAGATTAGCCAATTTTGATTTAGTTTTTACCTATCGTCGTATTTGGAGTCCCCAAAAAGGTAAACAAACTAAATTCGGTGGTATTAATTTTACAACTCCCACCCCTGGGGACATATCTATGCAAAACTGGACTTGGGGTAATGACTACCGACCAGGAACAGCACAGGATAATTTAATTTATACACAAAAACAATTACAAGCGACCGGTCAATTACAACCCGGTGGCTGGAAAGGAGGACTAAGAACCGAAACCCTCCGTAAAGGAGAAGAAAAAGCTCTCGCTTATTATTACTGGTTAGTAGCGGGAACTACTGACTCTCAACTCGGTGCAAATGTGAAAACACCCCAACCAAATAACCGTTTGTTAACTGGTATAAATTCACCAATGGGAACTGCATCTGGTTTATCAAAATATCCATATATGCGTGAAGGAAGACGCATTATTGGCCGTCCCAGTTGGGGACAACCCCTAGGGTTTGGTATTTGGGAAGTTGATATTTCTCGCCATAATTATAATGATGAATATTACCGGAAAACTCTGCCCGCAGATATGTACCGTCAGTTAAAAGCGACACTAGCAGGTATAGAAGCAATATTAGTAATTAGGGGTGAAGTCAGTCCAAATAAGGCAAGAAAGCGTCGCCGTTCCACTATTTTCCCGGATGCTGTGGGTATCGGTCACTACGCTATAGACTTTCACCCCTGTATGTTGAACAGTCCACCAGAAGCACCTGGTAATATAGAACGTCCGGGAGAAAGACGGGGTGGAGGTAACGCTTATCCTTTTCAAATTGCCCTGAGAGCAATGATTCCCCAAAAAATTGATAATTTATTAGTAGGAGGTAAAAGTATTGCTACCAGTCACATAGCTGCTGCTGCTTATCGCGTGCATTCTTTTGAATGGTCTGCTGGTGCTGCTGCGGGAACTGTCGCTAGTTTTGCACTCAAGGAAAATATAGCACCCTATCAGTTAGTTGATGATTTACCAAGATTAGAACCAAAATTGCAGGTTTTAAAAGGTATTTTAGAGAAAAACGGTAATCCTACTGCTTTTCCTGATACTTCTATTTTTAATCAAAATTGGCAAGATTGGAAGTAA
- a CDS encoding tetratricopeptide repeat protein, whose amino-acid sequence MNSKKPIFAKSALKIAILLSPLLLSTGFLGGKLQLSATAQVLSNQEREELNRLRQETRIQKQVQSDFERAFTRTNTLLNIWLTVLSLFPVVLIATLWLLRKAIIKDIVDRSMQQIQGIEKLQTQLITVNQDAENLIKNSQNLTQELAREVNKLKTAIKGEEENLSILLSDLPKSKQEFLTALEREVTSAQANISDLEFRLNTQLEQVTLSAQQQKITIENVRKLEAELVSQYKQMKSAVENQKDAAINDIETTRSQLISQLHGLESATLQQKEDTFESISQSRSDFTDQLFHFQSDAQHQTDIFIENLEKLNNLFKSQLSELQIDAENQQGSLFDNLNKLQLEFSQQLSLLQNSAQVRQQEIIDNLAKSGNELISQLSDVHSDIQKDIQQQKSQILQNLQNLESASLQQIRELQNVAEVRQQQIVDNLEKSGDEFISQFADIQTDIQQQKSQILQNLQNLESASLQQIRELQNVAEVRQQQIVENLENSGDEFISQFADIQTDIQHQKSQILQNLQKLEFESMDQLRILPNVAEVRQQQIVEKLQKSGDEFISQFADIQTDIQKQKSQILHNLQKLESESINQIKVLQNVAEVRQQQIVENLAKSGDEFISQFVDIQSNFEQQKLSILEKLEQLEKLEAEFVKQLAELQLDAQTRKESILQELATIQPQFIAEPENTQVNIQVQEPATETIPQTIPETTQPEVAVDDYIKEAETLFTEKRYEDALAIYEQIVNIQPDNAEVWLKRGLILSRLKRYKDAILSYNKAIKINPEYHQAWCDIGVACGNLGKHKEAFNCFDKATQIKPNDSVAWLNRGLSLVELERYEDAIASFDQALKFQPNSPKIWDKRGYTLVRLGRDDEAITNFDKALEIKPDYASAYYNKAACYALQREVELAVENLQKAIELKPSYKEDAATDIDFDDINKEQSFQQLIQI is encoded by the coding sequence ATGAACAGCAAAAAACCCATTTTTGCAAAATCAGCTTTAAAAATCGCCATTTTATTATCACCGTTACTGTTATCTACAGGTTTTCTGGGTGGAAAACTGCAACTTTCCGCTACTGCTCAGGTATTATCCAATCAGGAACGGGAAGAATTAAACCGACTACGACAGGAAACCCGCATTCAAAAGCAAGTACAGTCAGACTTTGAGCGTGCTTTTACTCGCACGAATACCCTGCTTAATATTTGGTTGACTGTTTTAAGTTTATTTCCTGTGGTTTTAATTGCTACATTATGGTTATTAAGAAAAGCTATAATTAAGGATATTGTTGACCGTTCAATGCAGCAAATACAAGGAATTGAAAAGCTGCAAACTCAATTAATTACTGTTAATCAAGATGCGGAAAATTTAATTAAAAATTCTCAAAATCTCACTCAAGAATTAGCACGGGAAGTTAATAAACTGAAAACCGCAATTAAAGGTGAAGAAGAAAATTTATCTATTCTTTTATCAGATTTACCTAAATCAAAACAGGAATTTCTCACAGCTTTAGAAAGAGAAGTTACATCTGCTCAAGCAAATATTAGTGATTTGGAATTTAGGTTAAATACTCAATTAGAACAAGTTACTTTATCTGCTCAACAACAAAAAATCACCATTGAAAATGTCAGAAAATTAGAAGCTGAGTTAGTTTCTCAATATAAGCAAATGAAGTCAGCAGTAGAAAATCAAAAAGATGCTGCTATTAATGATATTGAAACAACTCGTTCTCAATTAATATCTCAACTTCATGGTTTAGAATCGGCAACTTTACAACAAAAAGAAGATACTTTTGAAAGTATATCACAATCACGCTCAGATTTTACTGATCAGTTATTTCACTTTCAGTCAGATGCTCAACATCAAACAGATATTTTTATTGAGAATTTAGAAAAATTAAATAATCTGTTTAAATCCCAACTTTCTGAATTACAAATTGATGCTGAAAACCAACAAGGTAGTTTATTTGATAATTTAAATAAATTACAGCTTGAGTTTTCTCAACAACTATCATTATTACAAAATTCTGCTCAAGTTCGTCAACAGGAAATTATTGATAATTTAGCAAAATCAGGTAATGAGTTGATCTCTCAGTTGTCTGATGTTCATAGTGATATACAGAAAGATATTCAACAACAGAAATCACAGATTTTACAGAATTTACAAAATCTAGAATCTGCATCTCTTCAACAAATTAGAGAATTACAAAATGTCGCTGAAGTTCGTCAACAGCAAATTGTTGATAATTTAGAAAAATCAGGTGATGAGTTTATTTCTCAGTTCGCTGATATTCAAACTGATATTCAACAACAGAAATCACAAATTTTACAGAATTTACAAAATCTAGAATCTGCATCTCTTCAACAAATTAGAGAATTACAAAATGTTGCGGAAGTGCGTCAACAACAAATTGTTGAGAATTTAGAAAATTCTGGTGATGAGTTTATTTCTCAGTTTGCTGATATTCAAACTGATATTCAACATCAGAAATCACAGATTTTACAGAATTTGCAAAAGTTAGAATTTGAGTCTATGGATCAACTCAGGATTTTACCTAATGTTGCGGAAGTGCGTCAACAGCAAATAGTTGAGAAATTGCAAAAATCAGGTGATGAGTTTATTTCTCAGTTTGCTGATATTCAAACTGATATTCAAAAACAAAAATCGCAGATTTTACACAATTTGCAAAAGTTAGAATCTGAATCTATCAACCAAATTAAGGTTTTACAAAATGTCGCGGAAGTACGTCAACAGCAAATTGTTGAGAATTTAGCAAAGTCTGGTGATGAGTTTATTTCTCAATTTGTTGATATTCAAAGTAATTTTGAACAACAGAAGTTGAGCATTTTGGAGAAGTTAGAACAGTTAGAAAAATTAGAAGCTGAATTTGTTAAACAACTTGCAGAATTACAGTTAGATGCTCAAACTCGGAAAGAGTCTATTTTACAAGAGTTAGCAACTATTCAACCTCAATTTATAGCTGAACCTGAAAATACACAAGTAAATATACAAGTACAAGAACCCGCAACCGAAACAATACCACAAACGATACCAGAAACCACACAACCAGAAGTTGCTGTTGATGATTATATCAAAGAAGCGGAAACGCTGTTTACAGAAAAACGTTATGAGGATGCTTTAGCAATTTATGAACAAATCGTTAACATTCAACCTGATAATGCAGAAGTTTGGTTAAAACGGGGTTTAATTCTTAGTCGTTTAAAAAGATACAAAGATGCGATATTGTCTTACAATAAAGCTATTAAAATTAACCCTGAATATCATCAAGCTTGGTGTGATATTGGTGTAGCTTGTGGTAATTTAGGTAAACACAAAGAAGCATTCAATTGTTTTGATAAAGCTACTCAGATAAAACCAAATGATAGTGTAGCTTGGTTAAATCGTGGTTTATCTTTAGTAGAATTGGAACGTTATGAAGATGCGATCGCTTCTTTTGATCAAGCTTTAAAATTTCAACCCAACTCCCCGAAAATTTGGGATAAACGTGGTTACACCTTGGTAAGATTAGGCAGAGATGACGAAGCAATTACTAATTTCGATAAAGCACTAGAAATTAAACCAGACTATGCAAGTGCTTACTATAATAAAGCTGCTTGTTATGCACTACAAAGAGAAGTGGAACTAGCAGTAGAGAATTTGCAAAAAGCAATTGAACTTAAACCTAGTTATAAGGAAGATGCAGCTACAGATATAGATTTTGATGATATTAATAAAGAGCAAAGCTTCCAACAATTAATTCAGATTTAG
- a CDS encoding type II toxin-antitoxin system HicB family antitoxin: MLIDYIHKAMHKATYELLEDGTFYAEIPECSGVWANSTTLENCREELQNTLEGWIILGLRLGHTLPILDDIDININQEVA; the protein is encoded by the coding sequence ATGTTAATAGATTACATTCACAAAGCAATGCACAAAGCAACTTATGAGTTGTTGGAAGATGGGACTTTTTACGCAGAAATTCCCGAATGTTCTGGTGTATGGGCAAATAGTACAACTTTAGAAAATTGTAGGGAAGAGTTACAAAATACTCTGGAAGGTTGGATAATTTTAGGGTTACGTTTAGGTCATACTTTACCAATTTTAGATGATATTGATATTAATATTAATCAGGAGGTGGCTTAA
- a CDS encoding IS607 family transposase — MFKPHEFAKKIGVSVKTLQRWDVEGRLPAKRTLSGHRFYTEDDLLITQGLKPVDSKRKVVVYCRVSSSSQKPELRNQVSAMETFCLSRGLAVDDWVSEIGSGLNFKRKKFLSIMLSMLKGEISTIVVAHKDRMCRFAFDFIMELASSVRCQIIVANQESLSPQQELVEDLMAIIHCFSCRLYGLRNYSKEIKDHLKNAIDNPVQDMSDLDSKEIQC; from the coding sequence ATGTTTAAACCTCATGAATTTGCTAAAAAAATCGGAGTTTCAGTCAAGACCTTGCAAAGATGGGATGTTGAAGGAAGACTTCCAGCCAAAAGAACATTGTCGGGGCATCGTTTTTATACTGAAGATGATTTACTGATTACCCAGGGATTAAAACCTGTAGACTCAAAACGAAAAGTAGTTGTTTATTGTAGAGTTTCTTCGAGTAGCCAAAAACCCGAACTCAGAAACCAAGTATCCGCGATGGAAACATTTTGTTTGAGTCGTGGGTTAGCTGTTGATGATTGGGTTTCAGAGATTGGAAGCGGATTAAACTTTAAAAGAAAAAAGTTTTTATCAATTATGTTATCAATGCTTAAAGGCGAAATATCGACAATTGTTGTGGCGCACAAAGACAGAATGTGTCGGTTTGCTTTTGACTTTATTATGGAATTAGCAAGTTCCGTGAGGTGTCAGATCATAGTTGCAAATCAGGAATCTTTATCACCTCAACAAGAATTAGTGGAAGACCTAATGGCAATTATCCACTGCTTTTCTTGTCGATTGTACGGATTGAGGAATTACTCCAAAGAAATCAAGGATCATCTCAAAAATGCTATTGACAACCCTGTACAAGATATGTCAGATTTAGACAGCAAAGAAATACAGTGTTGA
- the miaB gene encoding tRNA (N6-isopentenyl adenosine(37)-C2)-methylthiotransferase MiaB produces MTTSSRRYHITTFGCQMNKADSERMAGILEDMGFEWSEDPNDANVILYNTCTIRDNAEQKVYSYLGRQAKRKHKEPDLTLVVAGCVAQQEGESLLRRVPELDLVMGPQHANRLKDLLESVFEGNQVVATEEVHILEDITQPRRDSKVTAWVNVIYGCNERCTYCVVPNVRGVEQSRTPEAIRAEIETLGKQGYKEITLLGQNIDAYGRDLPGSTPEGRHLHTLTDLLYFVHDVPGIERIRFATSHPRYFTERLIKACAELPKVCEHFHIPFQSGDNEVLKAMSRGYTQEKYRRIIDTIRKYMPDASISADAIVGFPGETEEQFENTLKLVDDIGFDLLNTAAYSPRPGTPAALWDNQLSEEVKSDRLQRLNHLVAIKAAERSQRYFGRIEEVLVEDQNSKDPTQVMGRTGGNRLTFFTGDIKELKGKIVKVKITEVRAFSLSGEPVEVREAVAV; encoded by the coding sequence ATGACCACTTCTTCCCGTCGTTATCACATTACTACTTTTGGCTGCCAAATGAATAAGGCCGATTCAGAGCGCATGGCTGGCATCCTAGAAGACATGGGCTTTGAATGGTCAGAAGATCCTAATGATGCTAATGTGATTCTTTATAATACTTGCACGATTAGAGATAATGCAGAACAAAAAGTTTATTCTTATTTGGGTAGACAAGCAAAACGCAAACATAAAGAACCTGATTTAACTTTGGTAGTTGCTGGGTGTGTAGCACAACAGGAAGGTGAGTCTTTACTGCGTCGTGTTCCTGAGTTAGATTTAGTAATGGGACCCCAACACGCTAACCGTCTTAAAGATTTGCTAGAGTCGGTTTTTGAAGGTAATCAAGTTGTGGCTACGGAAGAAGTACATATTTTAGAGGATATTACCCAACCAAGGCGAGATAGTAAAGTGACTGCTTGGGTAAATGTGATTTATGGTTGTAATGAACGTTGTACTTATTGTGTAGTTCCTAATGTGCGGGGTGTGGAACAGTCTCGCACACCAGAAGCTATCCGTGCGGAAATTGAAACTTTAGGAAAACAAGGTTACAAAGAAATTACCCTTTTAGGTCAAAATATTGACGCTTATGGGCGAGATTTACCCGGTTCAACTCCTGAAGGTCGGCATTTGCACACTTTGACAGATTTACTGTATTTTGTCCATGATGTGCCGGGAATTGAAAGAATCAGATTTGCTACCAGTCATCCCCGTTATTTTACGGAAAGGTTAATTAAAGCCTGTGCGGAATTACCCAAGGTTTGCGAACATTTCCACATTCCTTTCCAGTCTGGGGATAATGAAGTGTTGAAAGCAATGTCACGGGGTTATACTCAGGAGAAATACAGAAGGATTATTGATACCATCCGTAAATATATGCCAGATGCGTCTATTAGTGCGGATGCTATTGTGGGTTTTCCTGGGGAGACAGAGGAACAGTTTGAAAATACCCTGAAATTAGTAGATGATATTGGTTTTGATTTGTTGAATACTGCTGCTTATTCGCCACGACCGGGAACACCTGCGGCGTTGTGGGATAATCAGTTAAGCGAGGAAGTGAAGAGCGATCGCCTACAAAGATTAAATCATTTAGTGGCGATTAAAGCAGCCGAGCGATCGCAGCGTTACTTTGGCAGAATTGAAGAAGTCTTAGTTGAAGATCAAAACAGCAAAGATCCAACTCAGGTGATGGGAAGAACAGGAGGAAACCGGCTGACTTTCTTTACAGGAGATATCAAAGAACTGAAAGGAAAAATAGTCAAGGTAAAAATTACCGAAGTTCGCGCTTTTAGTTTAAGTGGTGAACCTGTAGAGGTGCGGGAAGCGGTAGCTGTTTGA
- a CDS encoding DUF29 domain-containing protein yields the protein MNTFELYTTDFHAWTQEQVNLLKTQQWHTLDTVNLIEELETLGRKERQELRNRLAVLLGHLLKWQFQAEKRTNSWLSTIKEQRIQIKLLLEDSPSLKPYLEEMFLTAYELGLALAIRETQLGEKIFPEICPYTCEQTLNSEFLPE from the coding sequence ATGAACACCTTTGAATTATATACAACAGACTTTCATGCTTGGACTCAAGAACAAGTTAATTTACTCAAAACTCAACAATGGCATACATTAGACACCGTTAACCTCATTGAAGAACTGGAAACCTTGGGAAGAAAAGAAAGACAAGAATTGAGAAATAGACTAGCAGTGTTGTTAGGACATCTATTAAAATGGCAATTTCAAGCAGAAAAACGTACTAACAGTTGGTTGAGTACAATTAAAGAACAACGTATTCAAATTAAACTACTTTTAGAAGATAGTCCTAGCTTAAAACCCTATTTGGAGGAAATGTTTCTCACAGCTTATGAACTAGGTTTAGCATTAGCAATAAGAGAAACTCAACTCGGTGAAAAAATATTTCCCGAAATATGTCCTTACACTTGTGAACAAACCCTAAACTCGGAATTTTTACCAGAATAG
- a CDS encoding nucleotidyltransferase family protein, whose product MSDSTNLKTILSDSVIADVLPHIAQLNLLNWWLAGGAVRNTVWSNLFGEKCQLFIKDFDIAFFDLQGTREQEQQAKSILTTQFPQYEFDVKNQASFGRWRTGRTIYYSTEDGIKDWLHTATAVGVRMDQKGEWQFFTPYGLDDLFSGIIKPTLTHINNVNAKNKASEFMQKCPCLRLSV is encoded by the coding sequence ATGAGTGATTCTACAAACTTAAAAACTATTCTCTCCGATTCCGTAATTGCAGATGTACTACCACACATTGCTCAACTCAACTTACTCAACTGGTGGTTAGCAGGGGGAGCAGTACGCAATACCGTATGGTCTAACCTATTTGGTGAAAAATGTCAATTATTCATCAAAGATTTTGATATTGCTTTTTTTGATTTACAGGGAACACGAGAACAAGAACAACAAGCAAAATCAATTCTCACTACACAATTTCCTCAGTATGAATTTGATGTTAAAAATCAAGCTAGTTTTGGTAGATGGCGGACAGGTAGAACTATATATTACAGTACAGAAGATGGAATTAAAGATTGGTTACACACTGCAACCGCTGTTGGTGTGCGGATGGATCAAAAAGGAGAATGGCAATTTTTCACACCCTATGGTTTAGATGATTTATTTAGTGGTATTATTAAACCAACGCTCACACATATTAATAATGTGAATGCTAAAAATAAAGCATCTGAATTTATGCAAAAGTGTCCTTGTCTGCGGTTGTCTGTATAG
- a CDS encoding RNA-guided endonuclease InsQ/TnpB family protein, producing MLLSIKTKLKLNKTQEIFMAKHAGIARFTYNWGLATWQDLYKDGLKPNKYILKKFFNNHVKPELAWIKEKGICQKITQYAFDSLGEAFQRFFKGQSQYPNFKKKGKNDSFTIDAGGKPIPVGGTSIKLPTIGWVKTYEGLPHSTCKSIIISRTADSWYIAFSYEQECQPTIKNHAVVGVDLGVKELATLSTGVIFPNPKHYKQNLAKLQRLSKVYCRKAKGSNNKHKAKIKLARHHARIANLRKDTLHKLTTYLCKNHAKIVVEDLNVSGMLSNHKLAQAIADCGFHEFKRQLEYKAKKFGCEIIIADRFYPSSKTCSHCGHRKDSLSLSERIYHCENCSFEMDRDLNAAINLSRLAKA from the coding sequence ATGCTTTTATCTATCAAAACAAAACTCAAGTTAAACAAAACCCAGGAAATATTCATGGCTAAACACGCTGGTATAGCAAGGTTTACCTATAATTGGGGTTTAGCTACTTGGCAGGATTTGTACAAAGATGGATTAAAGCCAAACAAATACATCCTCAAGAAATTCTTTAATAATCATGTAAAACCTGAATTGGCATGGATTAAAGAAAAAGGTATTTGCCAGAAAATCACTCAATACGCTTTTGATAGTTTAGGTGAAGCTTTTCAAAGATTCTTTAAAGGACAGTCTCAATATCCTAACTTCAAAAAGAAAGGAAAAAATGATAGTTTTACAATTGATGCAGGTGGTAAACCAATTCCTGTAGGTGGTACATCAATAAAACTACCGACAATTGGATGGGTAAAAACTTATGAAGGATTACCTCACAGCACCTGTAAAAGTATTATTATTTCCAGGACTGCTGATAGTTGGTATATAGCCTTTTCTTATGAACAAGAATGTCAACCAACTATCAAAAACCATGCTGTTGTTGGTGTTGATTTAGGAGTCAAGGAACTAGCTACACTAAGCACTGGTGTTATATTTCCTAATCCTAAACACTATAAACAGAATCTAGCTAAACTACAAAGATTATCCAAAGTCTATTGTAGAAAAGCTAAAGGTTCAAACAATAAGCATAAAGCTAAAATTAAACTGGCTAGACATCATGCAAGAATAGCAAACCTGAGAAAAGATACTCTTCATAAACTTACTACTTACTTATGCAAAAACCACGCCAAGATAGTAGTAGAAGATTTGAATGTTTCAGGGATGTTATCAAACCATAAATTAGCCCAAGCAATAGCTGATTGTGGGTTTCATGAGTTTAAGCGTCAGCTAGAATATAAAGCTAAAAAGTTTGGTTGTGAAATTATAATTGCTGATAGATTTTATCCATCAAGTAAAACCTGTTCTCACTGTGGACATAGAAAAGATAGTCTTTCTTTATCTGAAAGAATTTATCACTGCGAGAACTGTAGTTTTGAGATGGATAGGGATCTGAATGCTGCAATTAATTTATCGCGTTTGGCTAAAGCGTGA